One stretch of Malus domestica chromosome 14, GDT2T_hap1 DNA includes these proteins:
- the LOC108172650 gene encoding uncharacterized protein, translating into MDLDIATTENCPPELASDAAVDVKAKYERWQKANRITLLVIKRSMFDTVRGGIPESENAKEFLASIDSKFKESDKAETGNLMNELMTKRYNGMGCVREHILELLDIGAKLNALKVPMSDHFLVHVALKSLPNEYSQLKSTYNEQKEK; encoded by the coding sequence TGGATTTAGACATAGCAACAACAGAGAATTGTCCTCCAGAACTTGCTTCTGATGCTGCAGTTGATGTCAAAGCAAAATATGAAAGATGGCAGAAGGCTAATCGAATTACTCTCTTGGTGATTAAAAGATCTATGTTTGACACAGTGAGAGGTGGCATTCCTGAATCCGAGAATGCCAAGGAGTTCTTGGCATCTATTGACTCGAAGTTCAAAGAATCAGATAAGGCAGAAACTGGTAATCTCATGAATGAACTTATGACCAAAAGATATAATGGTATGGGATGTGTGAGGGAACATATATTAGAATTGCTAGATATTGGAGCTAAATTGAATGCCCTCAAAGTTCCTATGAGTGATCATTTCTTAGTTCATGTGGCACTTAAATCACTACCGAATGAGTACTCACAATTAAAGAGCACATACAATGAACAAAAGGAGAAGTGA